Proteins encoded within one genomic window of Triticum aestivum cultivar Chinese Spring chromosome 2D, IWGSC CS RefSeq v2.1, whole genome shotgun sequence:
- the LOC123052281 gene encoding transcription termination factor MTERF9, chloroplastic, which produces MALLQLHPPPLAALGRSVLRCRPFPSATARRSLASVAFSLQTNVRLLKPNRRSRRSRYPYYDLDDDEEEEDEEYDEDDESEDDLSGLEYPGVLYTNNPRAPNKRAGRKTQLVKENWEGRRPKTRDKHASPGRSNSLQPRSKINRTLLNLTSMNSEVELKNESISRSLFQKLQEEYDFDDKWLPLIDYLCSFGLRESHFTYIYERHMACLQINRASAEERLEFLLSVGVKSKDLKRMLVRQPQILEYTLSNLKSHVAFLAGIGVPEARMGQIISSAPSFLSYSIEQSLKPTISYLIEEVGIEECDVGKVVQLSPQILVQRIDNAWKSRFLFLSKELGAPKDSIVKMVTKHPQLLHYSIEEGILPRINFLRSIGMRNSDILKILTSLTQVLSLSVEKNLKPKYLYLVNDLKNEAQSLTKYPMYLSLSLEQRIRPRHRFLVSLKKAPKGPFPLSSFVLTDERFCQRLAGTSLEKYHTFRQSLLLTGFEDKTGRKPLASRR; this is translated from the exons ATGGCGCTGCTGCAGCTGCATCCGCCGCCGCTGGCGGCGCTCGGTCGCTCCGTTCTCCGCTGCCGCCCGTTCCCCTCCGCGACCGCCCGCCGCTCCCTCGCCTCGGTCGCCTTCTCGCTCCAGACCAACGTGCGCCTCCTCAAGCCCAACCGCCGCTCCCGGCGCTCCCGCTACCCCTACTACGACCtggacgacgacgaagaggaagaggatgaggagtaCGACGAGGACGACGAGAGCGAG GATGATTTATCAGGTTTGGAGTATCCTGGTGTCCTTTATACAAACAACCCGCGTGCTCCGAACAAGAGAGCAG GACGAAAAACACAACTGGTGAAAGAAAATTGGGAAGGAAGGCGGCCCAAAACTCGTGATAAACATGCTAGTCCAGGAAGGTCTAATTCCCTCCAGCCCAGGAGCAAAATAAACAGAACATTACTAAATCTTACAAGCATGAACAGTGAAGTAGAG TTGAAAAATGAAAGTATCTCTCGGAGTCTGTTTCAAAAATTGCAAGAAGAATATGACTTTGATGATAAATGGTTACCGCTTATTGATTACCTATGCTCATTTGGACTGAGGGAATCCCATTTTACTTACATTTATGAGAGACACATGGCTTGCTTGCAAATCAACCGGGCTTCTGCAGAAGAAAGGTTGGAGTTCCTTCTAAGTGTTGGTGTTAAAAGCAAGGATCTGAAGAGGATGCTGGTCAGACAGCCGCAAATTTTGGAATACACTCTCAGCAATCTGAAGTCTCATGTTGCTTTTCTGGCTGGCATTGGTGTTCCGGAGGCACGTATGGGGCAAATTATTTCTTCTGCCCCTTCATTTTTATCTTACAGTATTGAGCAGTCCCTGAAGCCAACTATAAGCTATTTGATTGAGGAAGTGGGTATTGAGGAGTGCGATGTGGGGAAAGTGGTGCAGCTAAGCCCTCAGATTCTGGTGCAGCGAATTGATAATGCGTGGAAATCTCGATTTCTTTTTCTCTCAAAAGAACTAGGGGCTCCCAAAGATAGCATTGTCAAAATGGTCACAAAGCACCCACAGCTGCTTCATTACAGCATTGAGGAGGGCATCTTGCCTCGAATCAATTTCCTTAGAAGCATTGGCATGAGAAACTCTGATATTCTCAAAATATTGACAAGTCTTACTCAG GTGCTATCTTTGTCGGTGGAGAAAAATCTCAAACCAAAGTATCTTTATTTGGTCAATGACCTTAAGAATGAGGCTCAATCCCTGACGAAGTACCCCATGTACTTGAGCTTGTCTCTTGAGCAGAGAATTCGTCCCCGTCACCGTTTTCTTGTTTCATtgaagaaagctccaaagggtcCATTTCCTCTTAGCTCCTTTGTGCTTACAGATGAGCGTTTTTGCCAGCGGTTGGCTGGGACGAGCTTAGAGAAGTACCATACATTTAGACAGAGCTTGCTGCTGACAGGTTTCGAAGATAAGACTGGAAGGAAACCATTGGCATCACGACGGTAG